A stretch of Ipomoea triloba cultivar NCNSP0323 chromosome 13, ASM357664v1 DNA encodes these proteins:
- the LOC116002926 gene encoding UDP-galactose transporter 1-like, with amino-acid sequence MEEGRKRLCDWAMIRSLFAILQWWAFNVTVIITNKWIFQKLDFKFPLTVSCIHFICSAIGAYLVIKVLKVKPLIVVDPEDRWKRIFPMSFVFCINIVLGNVSLRYIPVSFMQTIKSFTPATTVILQWLVWGKHFDWQIWASLVPIVGGILLTSITELSFNAFGFSAALFGCLATSTKTILAESLLHGYKFDSINTVYYMAPFATMILAGPALLLEGPGVVEWLHTSPSLLSPFIIIFGSGLLAFCLNFSIFYVIHSTTAVTFNVAGNLKVAVAVTFSWLIFQNPISALNAFGCGVTLIGCTFYGYVRHMLSQQLPGTPRTPRTPRTPHTPRNKMELLPLVSEKLEDKV; translated from the exons ATGGAGGAGGGCAGGAAGAGGTTATGCGATTGGGCTATGATTCGATCCCTATTTGCTATTCTTCAGTGGTGGGCTTTCAATGTCACCGTTATTATCACCAACAAATGGATCTTCCAG AAATTGGACTTCAAGTTCCCTTTGACGGTGTCTTGCATTCACTTTATATGCTCAGCTATTGGTGCCTACCTGGTGATTAAAGTGTTAAAGGTCAAGCCTCTAATTGTAGTTGACCCCGAAGATCGCTGGAAGAGGATTTTCCCCATGtcatttgtattttgtataaaCATAGTGTTGGGAAATGTCAGCCTGCGCTATATTCCTGTTTCTTTTATGCAAACCATAAAGTCATTTACCCCTGCAACTACAG TCATTTTGCAGTGGCTGGTTTGGGGTAAGCACTTTGATTGGCAAATTTGGGCTTCTTTGGTTCCTATTGTTGGAGGAATTCTTCTTACATCTATCACAGAGCTTAGTTTCAATGCGTTTGGATTTTCTGCTGCCTTATTTGGCTGTCTTGCTACTTCTACAAAGACTATCCTTGCAGAATCTCTGCTCCATGGGTACAAATTTGACAG CATAAACACAGTATATTACATGGCACCTTTTGCAACTATGATCTTGGCTGGACCAGCTTTACTATTGGAGGGACCTGGAGTGGTGGAATGGTTGCATACTTCTCCATCTCTTCTCTCgccatttattattatatttggcTCTGGACTCTTGGCATTTTGCCTTAACTTCTCTATTTTCTACGTCATCCATTCCACTACTGCCGTCACTTTCAATGTTGCTGGAAACCTTAAG GTCGCAGTTGCTGTAACTTTTTCATGGCTGATTTTCCAGAACCCGATTTCAGCGCTGAATGCTTTTGGATGCGGGGTGACTCTCATCGGGTGTACATTCTACGGGTATGTGAGGCACATGCTCTCGCAACAGCTGCCTGGAACACCTCGGACACCACGCACTCCCCGAACACCACACACCCCCAGGAATAAGATGGAGCTTCTTCCCCTTGTAAGTGAGAAGTTAGAGGATAAAGTGTAA
- the LOC116001668 gene encoding uncharacterized protein At4g08330, chloroplastic-like isoform X2: MYAYMETPKGHHLDFQKNPSFASSSLRDVTYSCGCCGYELNLCSSSRNTSTIGSKYNKCIKKGIISFLYIDESRFTQVKEVRCMPYFVSKHSWGFFPRRTKLLCRKCGNHVGTAYDNDVAYPLVADELDSTIPDETATHRRYDIKIRSLQPSSEDPRTPAVI, from the exons atgtatgcatatatggaAACTCCTAAAGGGCATCATCTTGATTTTCAGAAAAATCCCTCATTTGCCTCTTCTTCCCTGAGAGATGTCACTTATAG TTGCGGGTGTTGTGGATATGAGTTAAATCTTTGCTCTTCTAGTCGCAATACCTCTACCATTGGTTCCAAGTACAACAAATGCATCAAGAAAGGGATCATATCTTTCTTATACATTGACGAAAGCAGATTTACGCAGGTTAAAGAAGTGCGATGTATGCCCTACTTCGTTTCCAAGCACTCCTGGGGTTTCTTCCCAAGGAGGACAAAACTTTTGTGTCGAAAATGTGGCAACCATGTTGGAACTGCTTACGATAATGATGTTGCTTACCCGCTTGTAGCTGATGAATTAGACTCCACAATTCCAGATGAAACCGCAACGCATAGAAGGTATGATATAAAAATTCGCTCATTGCAACCTTCTTCGGAAGATCCCCGAACCCCTGCTGTCATATGA
- the LOC116001668 gene encoding uncharacterized protein At4g08330, chloroplastic-like isoform X1 — protein MYAYMETPKGHHLDFQKNPSFASSSLRDVTYSHFCSNSCGCCGYELNLCSSSRNTSTIGSKYNKCIKKGIISFLYIDESRFTQVKEVRCMPYFVSKHSWGFFPRRTKLLCRKCGNHVGTAYDNDVAYPLVADELDSTIPDETATHRRYDIKIRSLQPSSEDPRTPAVI, from the exons atgtatgcatatatggaAACTCCTAAAGGGCATCATCTTGATTTTCAGAAAAATCCCTCATTTGCCTCTTCTTCCCTGAGAGATGTCACTTATAG TCATTTTTGTTCAAACAGTTGCGGGTGTTGTGGATATGAGTTAAATCTTTGCTCTTCTAGTCGCAATACCTCTACCATTGGTTCCAAGTACAACAAATGCATCAAGAAAGGGATCATATCTTTCTTATACATTGACGAAAGCAGATTTACGCAGGTTAAAGAAGTGCGATGTATGCCCTACTTCGTTTCCAAGCACTCCTGGGGTTTCTTCCCAAGGAGGACAAAACTTTTGTGTCGAAAATGTGGCAACCATGTTGGAACTGCTTACGATAATGATGTTGCTTACCCGCTTGTAGCTGATGAATTAGACTCCACAATTCCAGATGAAACCGCAACGCATAGAAGGTATGATATAAAAATTCGCTCATTGCAACCTTCTTCGGAAGATCCCCGAACCCCTGCTGTCATATGA
- the LOC116002850 gene encoding putative late blight resistance protein homolog R1B-14: MPNISNADNDIVVGFKKEEEIIIAQLTHGSKEREVVLISGMGGLGKTTLARRVYEGKKIFNHFDKRAWCTVSQEYDCKDLLDKIYSQVYGSEIKMGSSSVVEGVCGSEIKMGSSSVAENLRKSLMGMRYLIVLDDIWSLEAWEELNRVFPPCDNGSRIVLTSRQESVVSDAKHIHLPFFTIDESWELLQMKLFKGKGCPEELENVGREISKICGGLPLTVGLMAGLLEKVEKNEQMWCEFLFPLYSYVTFRDGIQSNDVIALSYKYLSDHLKPCLLYFAAFPEDEVIQVSKLIKLWISEGFIIGMTEKGRVEDEAEDYLNDLVCSNLIMVSEKEYDGHILSCRVHDLVCDFCLTKAREDISLEVINMEKKWDQTLNFTPHRICFHMHGTSNIASELVPWNSSIHTVLVFHSYEHSYNFSWIAKKFEHLTVLDLEAISVYQSILSEVNSLIHLRYLALKLHRDEDDHADDVSPLSLGNLKCLITLELRSYQEHFPIFFFEYE, from the coding sequence ATGCCAAACATCTCTAATGCAGATAATGATATAGTTGTGGGTTtcaagaaggaagaagaaataaTCATAGCTCAGCTTACTCATGGGTCAAAGGAGAGAGAAGTTGTTTTAATTTCTGGTATGGGCGGATTGGGGAAGACAACTTTAGCCAGGAGAGTGTATGAggggaaaaaaatattcaacCACTTTGACAAGCGTGCGTGGTGTACTGTTTCTCAAGAATATGATTGCAAGGACTTATTGGACAAAATATATAGTCAAGTATATGGTAGTGAGATAAAGATGGGCAGTAGTAGTGTAGTTGAAGGTGTATGTGGTAGTGAGATAAAGATGGGCAGTAGTAGTGTAGCTGAAAACCTTCGCAAAAGTTTGATGGGAATGAGATACCTCATAGTGTTGGATGATATTTGGAGTCTAGAAGCATGGGAAGAGTTGAATAGAGTTTTTCCCCCATGTGACAATGGAAGTAGAATTGTTTTAACAAGCAGACAAGAAAGTGTGGTTTCTGATGCCAAACATATTCatcttcctttcttcactaTTGATGAGAGTTGGGAATTATTGCAAATGAAGTTATTTAAAGGGAAGGGATGTCCTGAAGAGCTTGAAAATGTTGGAAGAGAAATATCTAAAATATGTGGGGGATTACCCTTGACAGTTGGTTTGATGGCGGGTCTTCTTGAAAAAGTTGAAAAGAATGAGCAAATGTGGTGTGAATTTTTGTTTCCTTTATACTCATATGTTACATTTAGAGACGGAATACAAAGCAATGATGTGATAGCGCTTAGTTACAAATATTTATCAGATCATTTGAAACCATGCTTACTTTATTTTGCTGCATTCCCAGAGGATGAAGTAATCCAAGTTTCGAAACTAATAAAACTATGGATATCTGAAGGATTCATCATAGGAATGACAGAGAAAGGGAGAGTAGAAGATGAGGCAGAGGATTACTTAAACGATCTGGTTTGTAGTAACCTAATTATGGTGTCTGAAAAGGAGTATGATGGTCACATCCTATCATGCAGGGTTCATGACTTGGTATGTGACTTTTGCTTAACAAAAGCTAGAGAAGATATTTCCTTGGAGGTAATTAATATGGAAAAGAAGTGGGATCAAACTCTGAATTTTACCCCACATCGAATATGTTTTCATATGCATGGGACATCTAATATCGCTTCTGAATTGGTACCATGGAATTCTTCTATTCACACAGTTTTGGTTTTCCATAGTTATGAACACTCTTATAATTTCTCATGGATTGCTAAAAAATTTGAACATCTCACAGTCTTGGATTTAGAGGCAATCTCGGTGTACCAGTCAATTTTGTCTGAAGTTAACTCACTAATTCATCTGAGGTATCTAGCTCTCAAATTACATAGAGATGAAGATGATCATGCAGATGATGTCTCACCATTATCACTAGGAAATCTTAAGTGCCTCATAACATTAGAGTTGAGATCGTATCAGGAGCatttcccaatttttttttttgaatatgaGTAG